Proteins co-encoded in one Montipora capricornis isolate CH-2021 chromosome 12, ASM3666992v2, whole genome shotgun sequence genomic window:
- the LOC138025948 gene encoding beta-1 adrenergic receptor-like encodes MNVSNNFSVWQNCPPEYSLAGDKARSASILVAINAIFSLFGIIGNAMACVAVFTAHSNLSYHFFLSSLTVADLTLVLVAQPLLIVIILGQMNSKCFPALELTFRLVGNEALYGSLLTIVLIAFDRCLVVNGKFNYKNSMTARKKIALALVWAMSSVRAISVHFPDIATKLNLTAPLFLICCPCYAFVYYQFRKQRNILTRSNDDIQAKAENRIQSERKHREMLIACTIIMILLVFTLKWLPMFCFHLIYPGNRYGLLYLTLVTATIIPSAFNPLIYCFTSEYHRQVLDGILSRLHYLALKNRKNKVKESSQQIELPLELRLTRD; translated from the coding sequence ATGAACGtctcaaataatttttcagtaTGGCAAAACTGTCCTCCTGAATACTCCTTAGCTGGCGATAAAGCGAGATCAGCGAGCATACTTGTTGCGATTAATGCCATCTTCAGCCTTTTCGGGATAATTGGCAACGCGATGGCGTGTGTGGCTGTCTTTACTGCTCATAGCAATTTAAGTtaccattttttcctttcaagtctTACCGTGGCAGATCTCACCTTGGTTCTCGTGGCACAACCACTCCTCATTGTTATCATCCTAGGACAGATGAACTCTAAATGTTTTCCCGCTTTAGAGCTCACTTTTCGATTGGTCGGAAATGAAGCCCTTTATGGCTCGTTGTTAACGATTGTACTGATAGCTTTTGATCGATGCCTGGTTGTCAATGGCAAATTTAACTACAAAAACAGCATGACTGCGAGAAAGAAAATCGCCCTTGCCTTAGTATGGGCGATGTCTTCTGTGCGTGCCATTTCAGTGCACTTTCCAGACATAGCAACGAAACTAAACCTTACCGCTCCATTGTTTCTGATTTGCTGTCCTTGTTACGCGTTTGTTTACTATCAATTTCGCAAGCAAAGAAATATTCTTACAAGATCAAACGACGATATTCAAGCTAAAGCAGAAAACAGGATCCAAAGTGAAAGGAAACACAGAGAAATGTTAATTGCTTGCACCATCATAATGATTTTGCTCGTTTTTACGCTTAAATGGCTTCCCATGTTTTGTTTCCATTTAATTTACCCCGGAAATCGTTATGGACTGCTGTATCTTACACTGGTAACCGCGACAATTATACCGTCAGCTTTTAATCCACTTATATACTGCTTTACCAGCGAATACCATCGTCAGGTGTTGGACGGAATTTTGTCAAGATTACATTACTTAGCTCTCAAAAATCGCAAGAACAAGGTAAAGGAATCAAGTCAACAGATAGAGCTTCCATTAGAATTACGGTTGACAAGGGATTAA
- the LOC138025947 gene encoding putative serine protease K12H4.7, translated as MSVFKLLIHVVIILLVFTNVSIASLHFLRGRPRGGMLGAPEVNSNVANKNLPEAQWFTQRLDHFDDSNTHTWQQRYFYNDSFYNNFDGPVFVMIGGEGEANPIWLTVGDMMKNAQVFGAFTFLLEHRFYGKSRPTSDMSDASLRYLNSEQAIADLAVFRVVMSKKFNLTSNKWISFGGSYSGSLSAWFRLKYPHLVDAAVATSAPVFAKLNFQEYMDVVTASLGTTGPDCTKNVANATDRLHSLLSSQEGADQLTELFLLCEPLDKDNVDDVATFAMDLSGNFAGVVQYNKDNRAFEGAVGTNITIKTLCDIMNDDDIGEPLARYAKINTLILQTYGSSCLDSSYKSMITSLQNTSWSSSASEGGRQWTYQTCTEFGFYQTSDSDTQPFGKLFPLKFFIQQCMDIFGPQFNATNIQNGVDQTNTNYGGYEISSSKIIFPNGSIDPWHALGILKDASSTEHAIYIEGTAHCANMYPASPSDIPQLVEARQAIQDQIKSWLAEDSPVQRV; from the exons ATGTCGGTGTTTAAATTGTTGATTCATGTAGTAATTATTTTACTTGTTTTCACGAATGTCTCTATTGCTTCCCTTCATTTTCTACGTGGCAGACCGCGAGGAGGAATGCTCGGAGCTCCTGAAGTCAACAGCAATGTTGCTAACAAAAATCTACCTGAAGCTCAATGGTTTACTCAAAGACTTGACCACTTCGATGACTCAAATACCCATACGTGGCAACAAAGATACTTTTATAACGACAGTTTTTACAATAACTTTGATGGTCCTGTTTTTGTTATGATTGGAGGTGAAGGCGAAGCTAACCCAATATGGCTGACAGTAGGTGATATGATGAAGAATGCTCAAGTATTCGGAGCGTTTACTTTTCTCTTAGAGCATCGATTTTATGGGAAAAGTCGACCAACGAG TGATATGAGTGATGCAAGCCTCAGGTATCTGAACAGTGAGCAAGCCATAGCTGACCTTGCAGTCTTCCGTGTTGTCATGTCCAAGAAGTTCAACTTAACATCAAACAAGTGGATTTCATTTGGTGGCTCTTATTCTGGTTCTTTGTCTGCTTGGTTTAGGCTGAAATACCCTCATTTAGTGGATG CTGCTGTTGCGACAAGTGCCCCAGTCTTTGCCAAGCTTAACTTCCAAGAGTATATGGATGTGGTAACTGCATCACTTGGAACAACTGGACCAGACTGCACTAAGAATGTGGCTAATGCTACAGATAGATTACACTCCTTACTGTCCTCACAAGAAGGAGCAGACCAGCTGACAGAATTGTTTTT GCTTTGTGAACCACTTGATAAAGACAATGTTGATGACGTGGCAACTTTTGCAATGGACCTATCAGGCAACTTTGCCGGTGTTGTGCAGTATAATAAAGATAACAGAGCATTTGAG GGTGCGGTGGGAACAAACATAACGATAAAAACTTTGTGTGACATCATGAACGATGATGACATCGGAGAACCTTTGGCTCGTTACGCTAAAATAAACACGCTGATACTTCAAACTTACGGATCCAGCTGTCTTGACTCCAGCTACAAGAGTATGATAACAAGTCTACAAAACACATCTTGGAGCAGTTCCGCATCTGAAGGAG GGAGACAATGGACATATCAAACTTGTACCGAGTTTGGGTTTTATCAAACATCTGACTCTGACACGCAGCCATTCGGAAAGCTGTTCCCGTTGAA GTTCTTTATTCAACAATGCATGGATATATTCGGTCCTCAATTCAATGCGACaaacattcaaaatggcgtcgaCCAAACAAACACAAATTACGGAGGATATGAAATATCATCAAGCAAG attaTATTTCCTAATGGTTCCATTGATCCTTGGCATGCGTTGGGAATTTTAAAGGATGCGTCTTCAACAGAACATGCAATTTATATTGAAG GTACTGCACACTGTGCTAACATGTATCCGGCCAGTCCATCAGACATTCCACAGCTAGTAGAAGCTCGTCAGGCAATTCAGGATCAAATCAAGTCGTGGCTAGCTGAAGATTCTCCAGTCCAAAGAGTTTAG